The genome window TTATCTCCAAAGTACCGGATGCACAGGTGATGACCGACCTCGATGCGGTGGTGGCCTGGGCCAAGGCGAATGGCGGTAATACCGACAAGCTGGGCATTACCGGTTTTTGCTGGGGTGGTCGTGTGACCTGGCTGTACTCTGCGCACAATCCGAAGATCAAGGCTGGTGTCGCCTGGTATGGCCGCCTGGTCGGCAATAACAATGAATTGACGCCGAACAATCCGGTCGATATCGCCGCCAAGCTGAAAACCCCGGTCCTGGGTTTGTACGGCGCGCAGGACGGCGGCATCCCGGTCACGACCGTGGTGCAAATGCAGGATGCGCTGTCCAAGGGCAAGAGCAAGTCCGAGTTCGTGCTGTTCAAGAATTCCGGCCACGCTTTCCACGCCGACTATCGCTCCAGCTATGTAGAGGCGGATGCGAAAGAAGGCTGGCAGCGCTGCATCGACTGGTTTAAAACCCACGGCGTAAGCTAAACACAGGCCATCAGGGCCGCAGACGCGACGCTGTGGCATATCCGCACCGTCGCGTTTTTATTTGCTGAAATAGCCGGGATATGTTTTAATTTGCAACCTTGTTGCATTAAGCCCGGAGCCAAAAATTAATTCCACGCTCGTTTCCATCCTGTTGACCACCGCCATTTCCGGTGTCTTCAGCATTTCTGCCGCGGCTTTGTTTTCATTTTCACTGCTGTCCAAGCTGGTAGACCGCATGGTCAGCCTGTCGGTCGGCATTCTGCTGGCGACTTCGCTCTTGCATGCCTTGCCGGAAGCGTTTGAGTCGGGTGCCGATACACATGCATTGTTTGCGCTGCTGCTGGCCGGTTTGCTGGGTTTCTTCCTGTTGGAGAAGTTCGCGATCCTGCGTCACTCGCATCATCATGAAGATGACGGTCACGGCCACGAACACGGGCATGATGCCAAAGAAGCGGGCGCCGCCGGCTGGATGATCCTGGTTGGTGACAGCCTGCACAATTTCACCGATGGCATCCTGATCGCGGCTGCTTTTCTGGCCGATCCCCATCTTGGCATCCTGACCGGCCTGGCTATTATTGCGCATGAAATCCCGCAGGAAATCGGCGACTTCATCGTGTTGTTGAACGCTGGTTTCAGCCGTAAGCGTGCTTATGCCTACAACATCATTTCCGGTTTGACTGCAGTGGTTGGCGGCATCGTCGGTTACCTGATGCTGGACCAGTCGCAAGAGTGGATTCCGTATGTGCTGGTATTTGCCTCATCCGGATTTATCTATATCGCAGTCAGCGACCTGATGCCGCAGATGCAGCGTCGCGCATCATTGCGCGAGACGATCCCGCAAGTTTTGCTGATCGCACTTGGCGTGGGTATTGTTTTATTCCTGACCGGACACGCGCACGCTCATTAAGTCGTGCGCGCCGGTCTGGCTCAGGCTACCGGGCGCGCCGGGTCGGCACACCATTCACTCCAGGAACCCGGGTACAGGGCAGCACCGCCCAAGCCGGCAACTTCCAGCGCCAGCAAGTTATGGCAGGCAGTCACGCCGGAACCGCATTGCATGACGGCTTGTGTCGGATCGCTGAGCAAGGCACTGAATTCACTGCGTAATTGTTCGGCCGATTTGAAGTTGCCATCGGCTTGCAGGTTATCCTTGAAGAAGCGATTCTTCGCGCCGGGTATGTGTCCGCCTACCGGATCTATCGTTTCATTTTCACCGCGATAGCGGTCTGCTGAACGTGCATCGACTACGGTCAGCTTTTCGGTATTCAAATTATTCAGCAGCTCAGTGGCGCTGACTGTTGTGGTCAGCGCAGGGCGTTCGCCTATCGTGCCGAGTACGCGTGGCGACGCTTCGGTAGACAGCCACATGCCATTCGCCAGCCAGGCCGGCAAGCCGCCGTCCAGTACGGCGACGGCCTCATGTCCGACCCAGCGCAGCATCCACCACAGGCGCGCAGCAAACATGCCGCCTTGTGCATCGTAGGCCACGACTTGTGTATCGGGGTTGATGCCCCAGGTTTGCAGCCTGGCGATGAAGGCTGCGCGATCCGGCAAGGGATGGCGACCACGGAAGATTTTGTCGGCACCGATTTTTTCACCGGCCAGGTCTTGATCCAGATGGGCAAATTGCGCGTTTGGCAAATGGCCTTCGGTGAAGGCACGTAGTCCTGCTTCCGGATTCATCAGGTCATGGCGGCAATCGAGGATGACCCAGCCCGGTTCGAAGATGTGTTTGGATAAATCAGCTGCTGAAATGAGGGTGCTATAGGTCATGTCTTTTTCCTGTCGCTGCTGGTTTAGAGTTCAGTCGAAATCGGATCGGCTGGCGTCACGGCTTTTACGGTTGCTGAATTGCGGATATTGTAGAACGTTGCGACGATGCCGCTGACCAGAATGATCGCAATGCCGAGCCAACTAAAGAAGCCAAGGATATCGCTCCAGATTAATACACCCCAGATACTGGAAAACACGATGCCGGTGTATTGCAGGTTGGCCGTTACCAGCGTGTTGCCGAGGCGGTAGGCACGGGTCATCGCCATTTGCGCAATCGCTGCGAATACACCTATGCTCAGCAGCAGGAACATTCCATACGTCGAGTGTGAGCGTAACAGGCTAATCGATTCGCCGTGCAGGCCGGGGCCAAACAGGCAGCCGGCCAGGCCGGCGATGAAGCCGGTGGCGGAGAAATAAAACACGACGCGGGATTCCGGCTCACCCAGTTGCCCGAGGTGGCGGACCTGCAGATAAGCGAGTGCCGACAGCGCGCCTGAACAAAGGCCGAGGAAGCCGCCCAGCCATTGGTCGGCGTGTATCGATGGACGCAGCAGCAAGGTCACGCCAACGAAGCTTGCCGTAATCGCCAGTACCAGGCCCCATTCAAAGCGCCGTTTGCCCGCACGCCATGCCGCGACAAACAGGATGCCGGAGATCCAGATCGGCGCCATGTAATTGAGTGTCATCGCTGTTGCCAGCGGTAGCAGGCCGATCGCGCAAAACCAGAGCCACAGGGCAGTGACACCGACCACGCAACGCCACAAGTGTTGCCAGATCAGATGCGTCCTGAGGCTGCCGCCTTGCTGCAGGATGAGGATGTAAATAAAGATCACGCCGATGAAGCCGCGATACATGATGATTTCCGCGACCGAATAGGTTTCGGATGCGAGCTTGACGCACACGCCCATGATGGAAAACATCAGCGTTGCGACAAGCATCCAGAGTGATTGCATGAGAGATGAAGAGAGTTACTGCGGGTTGATGCTGCAGGATACTACTAAACTGAGACTACTAAACCGGGTTACTAAAACTGCATACCGGAACTGCAGGAGTGCAGCCCCGGCTGGTGACACTTGTTAAACGTCCAGCTGACGGCGATACCATTCATGGAAGTGCTGCATGCCATCTTCCATCGGCGACTGGTAAGGCCCCACTTCATTTTCGCCGCGGTCCAGCAGGATCTTGCGGCCGGCATCCATGCGCAAGGCGATTTCATCGTCTTCTTCGCAGGTTTCCATATAGGCCGCACGCTCGGCAGCAACGAAGTCGCGTTCGAACAGGACGATTTCTTCCGGGTAATAGAACTCGACTACATTCCGTGTTTTTTGCGGACCGTTAGGCCATACCGTCGATACCACCAGTACGTGCGGATACCATTCGACCATGATGTTCGGGTACAGCGTCAGCCAGATCGCGCCATAAGGCGGCGTCTCGCCATTGCGGAATTGCAGGATCTGCTCTTGCCACTTTTGATATTTTTCCGAGCCGGATTTGGCCAGTGCATGATGTACGCCTACGGTTTGCACACTGTACTCATCGCCGAATTCCCACTTCAGGTCATCACAGCTGACAAAGCTGCCGAGGCCGGGGTGGAAGGGCTCGACGTGGTAATCCTCCAGATAGACTTCAATGAAAGTCTTCCAGTTGTAATCGCATTCGTGTACTTCGACGTGGTCCAGCATATAGCCGCTGAAATCCAGGTCCTTGGTGACGCCGAGCTTGCCCAGGATCTTGGCGACATTGACGCCATTTTGCTCAAACAGCAAACCGTTCCAGCTTTGCAATGGCGTGTTCGACAGGTTCAGGCAAGGCGTTTCGCCGAAATGCGGCGCACCTATCAATTCGCCCTTCAGGTCATACGTCCATCGATGCAGCGGGCAGACGATATTCTTCGCATGGCCGCGACCATTGAACATTTTCGCCTGGCGATGACGGCAGACGTTAGAAAGCAACTCTATTCCCTGCTGACTGCGGACCAGCATGCGGCCTTCGTTTTCCCACGCGAGCGTGGCAAAGTCGCCGACATTCGGCACCATCAGTTCATGCCCTGCGTAACGCGGGCCTGCACGGAATAGTTGCTGGATTTCCTGCTTCAACAGTGCTTCGTCAAAATAGACGTTGACTGGAAGCTGCGCGTTAGAACGCGCGAGTTTGGCGAGATTAGCCAGATCGGACATCCCCACCCCCAAATTAATTTGCACCAACCCAAGAGGAAAGAATCCGCAAAAACCTAAATCAAACGAGATAAAGAGGCAATTTTGGACAGAACCGAGGATTATACCCCAGAGTTTTATACTCCGACGAGCCCGCAGACCAAGGAGCTGCGTCATATTTCCAGGAATTAATAAAAAGAAATTATTTCCGCCTGCTGCGACGTCGACAGTAGCAAAAATTCGCAGGTAAGCGTCTATTTGCCCTGTTTTCGCTAAAAAACCAGATTTTCCGTATTGGAAACCGGCGGATATGCAGCGTTTATCCACCGGGCAGGGTGGTTTGCTCTAAAATAACGGGCTAAACCTTTTTCCTGCATTTATGTCAAAAAAATCTACCTCTGCCGCCTTGCCTTCATCGTTTGAAGAAGCGATGGCAGAACTCGAACAGCTGGTCGCGCGCATGGAAGCGGGCGAACTGCCGCTGGAAGCATCGGTGGCGGCCTACAAGCGCGGCTCCGAACTGGTGAAGTATTGCGCCGCGCAACTCGAAAAAGTCGACAATCAGGTCAAGGTGCTGGAAGGCGATATGCTCAAACCATTCAACGCGGATCGTGCGATCGAGGCGGATGAATGACGACTATGCAATCGTTTGACGGCTGGATGAAATCAACACAGGCGGAAATGGAATTGGCACTGGTGCAGCATTTGCCGCCGGTGGCACAAACACCTGCCCGCCTGCATGAAGCCATGCATTACGCGGTGCTGGATGGCGGCAAGCGTGTGCGTCCCTTGCTGGTCTATGCAGCCGGTGCATTGTTCGACGCTGATGCGGCGGAACTGGCGCGCGCGGCGGCAGCGGTCGAAATGATCCACGCCTATTCGCTGGTGCATGACGATATGCCGTGCATGGATGATGACGCCTTGCGGCGCGGCAAGCCGACCGTGCATGTGAAGTACGACGAAGCATGCGCATTATTGGTAGGCGACGCCTTGCAATCGCAGGCCTTTGACGTATTGGCTGATGGTGGCCTCGATCCGGTACGGCAACTGGCGATGGTGCGCTTGCTGGCAAAAGCATCCGGTTCGCTTGGCATGTGCGGCGGACAGGCGATCGATTTGGCGAGCGTTGGTTTGAGCTTGTCTCTGGAAGAGCTCGAACAGATGCACCGTTTGAAAACCGGTGCACTGTTGCGCGTTTCGGTTTTGCTCGGCGCACTTGCCGGCAAGGCTTTGAGCGCGGAAGAAACGCAGGCGCTGGATAGTTATGCGGCCGCTATCGGCCTCGCATTCCAGGTCGTCGATGATGTACTGGATGCGACCGCAGATTCGGCCACGTTGGGTAAAACCGCGGGCAAGGATGCGGCCGACAACAAGCCGACCTATGTGTCGATACTCGGCCTTGAACAATCGCAGGCCCTGGCAGAAAAATTGCGCAACGATGCTCATCGTGCGCTGGAGCAGTTTGGAGAAAAAGCACGACGCTTGCGTGAGCTCGCGGATTTGATCGTGCAGCGGAAGGCTTAGTATGAATTTGCTTGAAACTATCAATGACCCGGCCGATGTACGGCAACTGACACGTCCGCAGCTTAAGCAGCTGGCGGATGAGTTGCGTGCCTTCGTGCTGGAATCGGTGTCGGCTACCGGTGGTCACCTGTCGTCCAATCTGGGCACGGTGGAGCTGACGATCGCGCTGCACAATGTGTTCAATACGCCGGAAGACCGCATCATCTGGGACGTCGGTCACCAGACTTATCCGCACAAAATATTGACCGGTCGTCGTGACCAGATGCATAGCCTGCGCCAGATCGATGGCATTTCAGGTTTCCCGCGTCGTGACGAAAGTCCTTACGATACCTTTGGCACCGCACATTCATCGACTTCGATTTCTGCTGCATTGGGCATGGCACTGGCTGCCAAAACCAAAGGCGAAGATCGCCATGCGATTGCCGTGATTGGCGACGGTGCGATGACAGCCGGCATGGCGTTTGAAGCAATGAATAATGCCGGCATCCATGACGACATCAATTTGCTGGTGGTGCTGAACGATAACGATATGTCGATTTCGCCGCCCGTCGGTGCATTGAATCGCTATCTGGCGCGGCTGATGTCCGGGCAGTTTTATGCGGCAGCGAAAAATGTCGGCAAGACTGTTTTGCCTGCGCCTATGCGCGAACTGGCGAAACGTTTTGAAGAACACGCAAAAGGCATGATCGTACCGGCGACGATGTTTGAAGAATTCGGTTTCAACTACATTGGCCCTATCGATGGTCATGACCTGGATTCACTGATCCCGACGCTGCAAAACCTGAAGAACCTGAAAGGCCCGCAATTCCTGCACGTGGTGACACGCAAGGGACAGGGCTATAAATTGGCCGAAGCCGACCCTGTGCTGTATCACGGTCCGGGTAAATTCGATCCGGCCGAAGGCATCAAGCCGAGCACCGCCAAGAAAGTCACTTACACCAGCGTGTTCGGCGACTGGTTGTGCGATATGGCTGCGGCCGATAAACGCCTGGTCGGCATCACGCCGGCGATGCGTGAAGGTTCCGGCATGGTTGAATTCGAA of Janthinobacterium sp. Marseille contains these proteins:
- a CDS encoding dienelactone hydrolase family protein; protein product: MDNLKEDFDSLVAKTPISDGVDRRGFLKTALGSGFAAAVLPIAAHSAVTTDSKGLTVGEITVNVNGQAVPVYRAQPAGKTNLPVVLVISEIFGVHEYIADVARRFAKLGYLALAPELFVRQGDPGSYGTIAELQKEIISKVPDAQVMTDLDAVVAWAKANGGNTDKLGITGFCWGGRVTWLYSAHNPKIKAGVAWYGRLVGNNNELTPNNPVDIAAKLKTPVLGLYGAQDGGIPVTTVVQMQDALSKGKSKSEFVLFKNSGHAFHADYRSSYVEADAKEGWQRCIDWFKTHGVS
- the dxs gene encoding 1-deoxy-D-xylulose-5-phosphate synthase; its protein translation is MNLLETINDPADVRQLTRPQLKQLADELRAFVLESVSATGGHLSSNLGTVELTIALHNVFNTPEDRIIWDVGHQTYPHKILTGRRDQMHSLRQIDGISGFPRRDESPYDTFGTAHSSTSISAALGMALAAKTKGEDRHAIAVIGDGAMTAGMAFEAMNNAGIHDDINLLVVLNDNDMSISPPVGALNRYLARLMSGQFYAAAKNVGKTVLPAPMRELAKRFEEHAKGMIVPATMFEEFGFNYIGPIDGHDLDSLIPTLQNLKNLKGPQFLHVVTRKGQGYKLAEADPVLYHGPGKFDPAEGIKPSTAKKVTYTSVFGDWLCDMAAADKRLVGITPAMREGSGMVEFERRFPDRYYDVGIAEQHAVTFAAGMACEGLKPVVAIYSTFLQRGYDQLIHDVALQNLDVTFALDRSGLVGADGATHAGNYDIAYLRCIPNMVVMAASDENECRQMLSTGFDYQGPAAVRYPRGGGIGAKVGTDLATIPLGTGEIKREGKGIAILAFGTMVAPSLSAGEELDATVANMRFIKPLDVELLKRLAATHDALVTVEEGSIMGGAGAAVAEAMAAAGIVKPLLNLGLPDQFIDHGDAGKLLALCGLDAAGIATSIRKRFGKDQPRLVVNQ
- a CDS encoding sulfurtransferase, giving the protein MTYSTLISAADLSKHIFEPGWVILDCRHDLMNPEAGLRAFTEGHLPNAQFAHLDQDLAGEKIGADKIFRGRHPLPDRAAFIARLQTWGINPDTQVVAYDAQGGMFAARLWWMLRWVGHEAVAVLDGGLPAWLANGMWLSTEASPRVLGTIGERPALTTTVSATELLNNLNTEKLTVVDARSADRYRGENETIDPVGGHIPGAKNRFFKDNLQADGNFKSAEQLRSEFSALLSDPTQAVMQCGSGVTACHNLLALEVAGLGGAALYPGSWSEWCADPARPVA
- a CDS encoding ZIP family metal transporter — translated: MLTTAISGVFSISAAALFSFSLLSKLVDRMVSLSVGILLATSLLHALPEAFESGADTHALFALLLAGLLGFFLLEKFAILRHSHHHEDDGHGHEHGHDAKEAGAAGWMILVGDSLHNFTDGILIAAAFLADPHLGILTGLAIIAHEIPQEIGDFIVLLNAGFSRKRAYAYNIISGLTAVVGGIVGYLMLDQSQEWIPYVLVFASSGFIYIAVSDLMPQMQRRASLRETIPQVLLIALGVGIVLFLTGHAHAH
- a CDS encoding exodeoxyribonuclease VII small subunit yields the protein MSKKSTSAALPSSFEEAMAELEQLVARMEAGELPLEASVAAYKRGSELVKYCAAQLEKVDNQVKVLEGDMLKPFNADRAIEADE
- a CDS encoding farnesyl diphosphate synthase → MQSFDGWMKSTQAEMELALVQHLPPVAQTPARLHEAMHYAVLDGGKRVRPLLVYAAGALFDADAAELARAAAAVEMIHAYSLVHDDMPCMDDDALRRGKPTVHVKYDEACALLVGDALQSQAFDVLADGGLDPVRQLAMVRLLAKASGSLGMCGGQAIDLASVGLSLSLEELEQMHRLKTGALLRVSVLLGALAGKALSAEETQALDSYAAAIGLAFQVVDDVLDATADSATLGKTAGKDAADNKPTYVSILGLEQSQALAEKLRNDAHRALEQFGEKARRLRELADLIVQRKA
- a CDS encoding aromatic ring-hydroxylating dioxygenase subunit alpha encodes the protein MSDLANLAKLARSNAQLPVNVYFDEALLKQEIQQLFRAGPRYAGHELMVPNVGDFATLAWENEGRMLVRSQQGIELLSNVCRHRQAKMFNGRGHAKNIVCPLHRWTYDLKGELIGAPHFGETPCLNLSNTPLQSWNGLLFEQNGVNVAKILGKLGVTKDLDFSGYMLDHVEVHECDYNWKTFIEVYLEDYHVEPFHPGLGSFVSCDDLKWEFGDEYSVQTVGVHHALAKSGSEKYQKWQEQILQFRNGETPPYGAIWLTLYPNIMVEWYPHVLVVSTVWPNGPQKTRNVVEFYYPEEIVLFERDFVAAERAAYMETCEEDDEIALRMDAGRKILLDRGENEVGPYQSPMEDGMQHFHEWYRRQLDV
- a CDS encoding DMT family transporter, which gives rise to MQSLWMLVATLMFSIMGVCVKLASETYSVAEIIMYRGFIGVIFIYILILQQGGSLRTHLIWQHLWRCVVGVTALWLWFCAIGLLPLATAMTLNYMAPIWISGILFVAAWRAGKRRFEWGLVLAITASFVGVTLLLRPSIHADQWLGGFLGLCSGALSALAYLQVRHLGQLGEPESRVVFYFSATGFIAGLAGCLFGPGLHGESISLLRSHSTYGMFLLLSIGVFAAIAQMAMTRAYRLGNTLVTANLQYTGIVFSSIWGVLIWSDILGFFSWLGIAIILVSGIVATFYNIRNSATVKAVTPADPISTEL